The Flavobacterium johnsoniae UW101 genomic interval ACTCTTGGATTAATTTTAAAAGAGCTGCAGCCGGATATAAAAATTGAAATTTACGAAAGATTAGATGTGGCGGCTGCCGAAAGCTCGGATGCCTGGAATAATGCAGGAACCGGACACTCAGCTTTTTGTGAATTAAATTATACTCCAGAAAAGGCTGATGGAAGTATTGACCCTAAAAAAGCAATCAGTATTGCTGAATCATTTGAAATTTCACGACAGTTTTGGTCGTATTTAGTACAGCAGAATAAAGTTCCATCTCCGGAAAATTTTATAAAAAGTGTTCCTCACATGAGTTTTGTATGGGGAGACAAAAATGTAGAATATTTAAGAAAAAGATTCGAAGCACTTCAAAGTAACCCAATTTTTGCAGATATGACATTCAGTACTGATTTTAATCAGTTAAAAGAATGGATGCCTCTTGTAATGGAAGGAAGAGAAGCAGATGAAAAATTAGCTGCAACTCACATGGAAATAGGTACCGATGTTAATTTTGGAGCCTTAACAAGAAGCATGTTTAATTATCTTGAAAAGTTAGACGGCGTTACTTTATACTTTAATCACGAAGTTAAAAAGTTAAAACAGCGTGAAGATAAATCATGGAGAATTAAAATTACAGATTTGTCGACAGGACAAAAACGCAAAGCATATACAAAATTTGTATTTATTGGTGCTGGCGGCGGTTCATTGCCATTATTAGAAAAAGCAGATGTTCCGGAAGGTCACGGTTACGGCGGTTTCCCAGTTAGCGGACAATGGCTGAAATGTACTAATCCGGAAGTTATTGCAAAACACCAGGCAAAAGTTTATGGTAAAGCTAGTGTTGGAGCACCTCCAATGTCAGTTCCTCATATTGATACACGTGTAATCGATGGTGAAAAAGCACTTCTTTTTGGCCCTTTCGCCGGATTCTCAACACGTTTCTTAAAAAATGGTTCATATCTAGATTTACCTCTATCTATAAAAGCAAACAATTTAATCCCAATGCTTTCTGCGGGATTCCATAATATTCCATTAACGAAATATTTAATCGAGCAGGTTCGTCAGTCTCCAAAAGACAGAATGAAAGCACTTCGTGAATATTTGCCTACTGCACGCTCTAAAGACTGGAAATTAGAAAAAGCAGGTCAGCGTGTTCAGGTTATTAAAAAAGGAAAAGATGGCGGCGGTGTTTTAGAATTTGGTACAGAAGTAATCAATACACACGACGGAACTCTGGCAGTTTTATTAGGAGCTTCTCCGGGAGCATCAACTGCAGTAGCTATTATG includes:
- a CDS encoding malate:quinone oxidoreductase; the encoded protein is MPDNTIRSNSEVVLIGAGIMSATLGLILKELQPDIKIEIYERLDVAAAESSDAWNNAGTGHSAFCELNYTPEKADGSIDPKKAISIAESFEISRQFWSYLVQQNKVPSPENFIKSVPHMSFVWGDKNVEYLRKRFEALQSNPIFADMTFSTDFNQLKEWMPLVMEGREADEKLAATHMEIGTDVNFGALTRSMFNYLEKLDGVTLYFNHEVKKLKQREDKSWRIKITDLSTGQKRKAYTKFVFIGAGGGSLPLLEKADVPEGHGYGGFPVSGQWLKCTNPEVIAKHQAKVYGKASVGAPPMSVPHIDTRVIDGEKALLFGPFAGFSTRFLKNGSYLDLPLSIKANNLIPMLSAGFHNIPLTKYLIEQVRQSPKDRMKALREYLPTARSKDWKLEKAGQRVQVIKKGKDGGGVLEFGTEVINTHDGTLAVLLGASPGASTAVAIMVDLISRCFTNQIKTPEWEAKMKEMIPSYGKTLNDKPELLAEMRKHTAEVLKIK